A section of the Diabrotica virgifera virgifera chromosome 8, PGI_DIABVI_V3a genome encodes:
- the LOC126890705 gene encoding uncharacterized protein LOC126890705: MGYCFTDEQENVRIYCSDKETVLENCNKRCTNADNYLEGIIPMQKTFPSEQHARDESEMSYASSVAASLPDEIQDLLDFSSDDSIADPNFVPAQDEKYDSFAADSDIVERKKRRANSEEDINNTAVDKYNLDGQVHEKVKKRTNKETRKMRQERREKRNFGKAYVTRTGKEIKEKTMQELKLCRNKCKEKIKDEVRLQLFKEFWEMGSYNRRLEYIAALMDVKEKSSMRIRCSDPSKQRYRQHTIIYHFPLHGVRSVACKDCFMKTYNISKKFIEVIVAKKCSQISGVMTLDQRGYHENRKKVSDDEKIRARDHILSIPLYESHYTRRQSSRKYLPSNYTLTAIYEAYKKIYPDNFINRKMYENIFHSLNITIKKPKKDTCGKCDKLKMKITMCKNEDEIKLLKEELNEHHLQADQGYKNKEDDKFLTKDNAKMKTITFDLQQCLPIPDLHSSESFYKRQLWTFNLTVHDCDNSQAHCYLWHESLAKRGGNEISSCLYQYLTKDLDPKVEHVIMYSDCCPGQNKNRFITAACLTALQCSANLKIIEHKFLIPGHTHMECDTDHSLIEKKKKKFSSQIEHPHDWAQLIRQVGSKRQFLVTEMQRSAFLNFGGLFNSVLVNRKTDTQNNKINWRQYRWLRYEKSNQFQYKLSFDKEEPFKTVDLEKRGKAAINLLPKEAYNKPVPITIEKKKHLMDLLPYISESLWDFYKNLPTDKDLADVLPDSSTSDDD; this comes from the exons atgggaTATTGTTTTACAGATGAACAAGAGAATGTTCGTATATATTGTTCAGATAAGGAAACTGTATTAGAAAATTGCAATAAAAGATGTACAAATGCTGACAATTACTTGGAAGGGATTATACCAATGCAGAAAACCTTTCCTTCTG AGCAACATGCCCGAGATGAGTCTGAGATGTCCTACGCCAGTAGCGTTGCTGCATCACTTCCAGATGAAATTCAGGATCTATTAGATTTTTCATCAGATGATAGTATTGCAGATCCAAATTTTGTCCCTGCGCAGGATGAAAAATATGATAGCTTTGCCGCGGACAGCGATATAGtagaaagaaaaaaaagaagagccAATTCAGAAGAAGATATAAATAATACTGCAGTAGACAAATATAACTTAGACGGGCAAGTCCACGAGAAAGTTAAAAAACGCACGAACAAAGAAACGAGAAAAATGAGACAAGAGAGACGAGAAAAACGAAATTTTGGTAAGGCGTATGTTACAAGAACTGGAAAAGAGATTAAAGAAAAAACTATGCAAGAACTGAAATTATGTAGAAATAAGTGCAAGGAAAAAATAAAGGACGAAGTTCGCTTGCAACTTTTTAAAGAATTCTGGGAAATGGGAAGCTACAATCGTAGGTTAGAATATATAGCTGCTCTCATGGATGTTAAAGAGAAGAGTTCTATGCGAATTAGGTGTTCTGACCCAAGCAAACAACGGTACCGACAGCATACCATAATTTATCATTTCCCTCTTCATGGCGTTCGTTCTGTTGCTTGCAAGGACTGTTTTATGAAAACTTATAATATTAGTAAGAAATTCATAGAAGTTATAGTAGCGAAAAAATGTTCTCAAATATCAGGCGTAATGACATTAGACCAACGAGGATATCATGAAAATCGGAAGAAGGTATCAGATGATGAAAAAATAAGGGCAAGGGATCACATTTTATCTATCCCCTTATATGAAAGTCACTATACAAGAAGGCAGTCATCGAGGAAATATTTACCTTCAAACTACACACTCACTGCTATTTATGAAGCTTACAAAAAGATTTACCCAGATAATTTTATTAATCGTAAAATGTACGAAAACATATTTCACAGCCTTAACATCACTATAAAGAAACCTAAGAAAGACACATGCGGTAAATGtgacaaattaaaaatgaaaattactATGTGCAAGAATGAGGATGAAATAAAACTACTAAAAGAAGAGTTAAACGAACACCATTTACAAGCTGATCAAGGATATAAAAACAAAGAAGACGATAAATTTCTGACTAAGGATAATGCTAAAATGAAAACTATTACTTTTGATCTCCAGCAATGCCTGCCAATACCAGACCTCCACAGTAGTGAGTCGTTTTACAAGAGGCAATTGTGGACATTTAATCTTACAGTTCACGACTGTGATAACTCACAAGCCCACTGCTATTTATGGCATGAATCTTTAGCAAAACGGGGCGGAAATGAAATTAGTTCCTGCCTATATCAATACCTAACAAAAGATTTAGATCCTAAAGTTGAACACGTAATAATGTATTCAGACTGCTGTCCTGGCCAGAATAAGAACAGGTTCATAACAGCAGCTTGTTTAACTGCTTTACAATGCTctgcaaatttaaaaattattgaacacaaGTTTTTAATACCAGGCCATACACATATGGAGTGCGATACGGATCATAgtttaatagaaaaaaagaagaaaaaatttagtAGTCAAATAGAACATCCACATGATTGGGCTCAACTAATTCGGCAAGTAGGGAGCAAACGTCAATTTTTAGTTACAGAAATGCAGCGCTCTGCGTTTCTTAATTTTGGTGGCTTATTTAATTCTGTATTAGTTAACCGCAAAACTGATACTCAAAATAACAAGATAAACTGGAGACAATATCGTTGGTTACGGTATGAAAAATCTAACCAGTTTCAATACAAGTTGTCCTTTGACAAAGAAGAACCTTTTAAGACCGTAGATTTAGAAAAGAGGGGAAAAGCGGCTATAAATTTATTACCCAAGGAGGCATATAACAAGCCTGTGCCGATAACGATAGAAAAGAAAAAGCACCTGATGGACTTACTGCCGTATATATCAGAATCACTGTGGGACTTTTACAAAAATCTACCCACAGATAAAGACTTAGCTGATGTGCTCCCGGATTCATCAACTTCTGACGACGATTAA